The region CCAAATACCTCAATTTGTAAATCATAAATAGTTTGGTATTCTGGAATACGCAACAATTTAAAAAACCGAATATCTAAAATAGCATCTTCAATAGTTTGCTTTAATTTTGCTGCAGTTTCAATAAAACGTTGAAAATATGTTGAATCAATTTTTAAACTATAAATTTTGAAAGACTCTCCATAAAGACGAACCTTTATTGGGGGCAATAAAGTATTTGGTTTCATTTTTTTTCAATTAGATTCTTAATCCATTCATCTTTCTAAATAGTAATCACTAATTAATTAATAAAAGTGAAAACTTAATAATAGATATATCCCAAGCATTAGAAATCTTAAGTTGAGCTTCAGCAAATGCTCTAGTCCAATTTTCATCCTCAAGGCTATATTTTAAAAGTATGGGTGATGAATTATCATTAGTTCTCCACCGATATTCATTACTGTTATTTGACATGATTCTATTTTTTTAAAAAAATTGCTAATGCGAATATTATAAAACATGAATGCCAAATAATGGCGCACATCATAAAAAAGATGTAAATTGATCTCCTATAACACCAATCATCAATGAAACAGAAAATCAAAACGTATTTTTTGATACCTTTTGGTATTCAAAATCATAGTTCAATAATTCTAAACTAAAAATAGAGAAATGAGTACACACGTAATTTCTAGAAGAATTCAAGATATTATCCAATTTATATATGATACATATTATCCCTCAAAAAATAAAATTATAAGTTTTTTAGAAACACGAGACTTTAAAGTATCTTCAAGAACTTTTGACAGAGACTTAGAAAGAATAAGAAGTGATTTTGGCTTAGTGATTTCATACAACAAAGCAAAAGAAGGTTACTTTATAAACGAACAAAAAAGTATGAAAGTAACCTCTTTTTTTAAATTTTTAGAAATCGTTACCATCGCTGATATTTTTAGTGAAAGTTTAGCTAATAGTAATACAACGCTAGAATATGTATCTTTTGATGATTCAAAATCGTTTCGCGGAATTGATAGCTTAAAAACAATACTTATTGCTATTAATCAAAATCGAAAAATATGTTTTGAGCATGAAAATTACCTAAAAAAAACGGTTAAAAAACATTGCATTAGTCCAATATTACTAAAAGAATATGAAAATCGTTGGTACGTAATAGGAGTAACAGATCTATTGAAAACGACACGTACTTTCGGACTTGATAGGGTCAAAAATATTAAAATAAAGGAGTTATCAAAGGTGAAAAAAGAAGACTATTCGAAAGATTTAAAAGCTTTTGATAATATTATAGGTTTAGATCATGAAAACAATTCCAATCCAGTAAAAGTACAATTATTAATCAATGAGCTACACCTCAACTACCTAAGAAGTTTGCCTTTACACCATTCTCAGGTAATACATTCTAAAAATGAAAAAGAACAATTTTTAGTAGATTTTTACCTTGTGCCCAATTTCGAATTCAAATCTCAAGTGCTAAAAATGGGAAGTGATGCGCTTGTCATCCATCCCAAAAGTTTGAAGAACGAAATCAGAGAGTTGCTGAGCATTTCATTAGCTAGGTATCAAGAATAGTTCAAGATGGTGAAAGTATAAATTTACGACTTATCGGATATCAATTGATCAATAACTTTTTTAAAAATATTTATGGGTTTCCACAAGAGACTGCAAAAAAACCCATTTAATTTGAAATTAATTTCCAAAAAAATATTTTGTCGCTTAACTTTAGGTATATATCTATGGAATAATTAATCGATCGTGATAGTAACTATCATCATTACAGATACAACAAAACACCCAATTCAACGTCAAAGTAAGGACGTTGTCCATTGAAATTAGGCCGCATATTTTTTATAAGGTGATATCTCTTTAATTTATTTGCAATGCTTTGAATGTCTTTTTTGGTAGCAGGTTTGTTTTCTTCTGCAGTGAGTAATTTTTCTGCTAAATTAACGGCCAGATTCCCAATCGCTGAATTTCCAACGCCCGCTAAACTAATCTTATCAATACTCGTCTTTTCAGTTTTAGTAACCCCTTTTAAGGTGCTTAATGCTTTGCTGACTTTTGTTTTTTGGTGGTGTGATTTTGATCTACAACTGTTACTGCAGAACTTTTGAACCTTTCTTCGAGTGGGCAAAAATTCCTTTTTACAATAATCACAACAATATAACCGTGTTTCCATATGCGTTAGTTGAACGTTCATTTGACGCTTAATCCCTATAAAAGCGTTTTTGTTTGACGTTTTCTATTGTTGAAAACGTTTTCTAACAAATACTTTAGAGCCTTTTCTTTGGTGAATACTTTTACTTTTTTAGGGGAATTGAGTTTTGGAGAGATTTCAGAATCTTTCTTTAATTTATCCCATAATAGCTTTTGCTCTTCGATGGGAAGAGCTTTTACTACTTGATAAACTACGTCTGAATTCATATCTAAATATAAATTTAGATACTTCTTTTTTTATGCTTGTCGGCTACGATCATCTAGAACCAGCTAATGTCACTTAAAGTCACTTAGAGTCACTTAACTTTCCTGAAACTGGCTCACTTAAAATCAAAATAAACCACTATTCTCAATTCAACATCAAAGTAAGGACGTTGTCCATTTGAATTAGGCCAAATGTTTTTTACCAGGTGATATCTCTTTAATTTATTGGTAATGCTTTGAATATCTTTTTTGGTAGCAGGTTTGTTTTCTTCTGCAGTGAGTAATTTTTCCGCTAAATTAATGGCCAGGTTTCCAATCGCTGAATTTCCAACGCCCGCTACACTAATCTTATCAATACTCGTCTTTTCAGTTTTAGCAACCCCTTTTAAGGTGCTTAACGCCTTGCTGACTTTTGTTTTTTGATGGTGTGATTTTGATCTACAACTATTACTACAGAACTTTTGGACCTTTCTTCGGATGGGTAAAAATTCCTTTTTACAATAATCACAACAATATAACCGTGTTTCCATATGCGTTAGTTAAACGTTCGTTTGACGCTTAATCCCTGTAAAAGCGTTTTTGTTTGACGTTTTCTCACAAATACTTGATAGCCTTTTATTTGGTGAATACTTTTACTTTTTTAGGGGAATTGAGTTTTGGAGAGATTTCAGAATCTTTCTTTAATTTATCCCATAATAGTTTTTGCTCTTCGATGGGAAGTGCTTTTACTATTTGATAAACTACGTCTGAATTCATATCTAAATATAAATTTAGATACTTCATTTTTTATGCTTATCGGCTACGATCATCTACAATCGGCTAATGTCAACTAATGTCGAATAATGTCGAATAATGTCGAATAATATCAGGGTTCCGAAACACTTTTAACTGAAATCATTCATTTCAAAACCTGTTTAAAGATTTATTCTTTTGATAAAAGTGGAATAAAATAGAGATCTTAGGCAAGTGAACTATTTTGAAGTTTACAAGTTTATTCGTTGTAAGTTACCTCAAAAAGTTTGAGTAATCTTCTGGCAACTCAGCATCAATATCTCTTAAGTATTTTTCTAATGCCACCATCGTAGAATGACCTGTAATGGGCATTAAATTACTTTTAGCTTCATGCTGAGACATTTTCTCTCGAAACTTTCTGTAAAGTTTGGTAATAGAGGTGTGTCGAAAACTATACAGTCCATACTCTACCCCTAATTCAAAGTGATCTTTAATCACCTTAAAACGTTTAGAAAACTCATTTCGCTTGTTGATAACATCTGCAGCCCACTCTTCCCCGATGTTAAATCTTCCAAACAAATTTGAAGTTGGTTTAAAGTTCGATAAATCAGGTAGCTCCTCCAATAAAATTTCGGGAATAATTTTAATCTTCACAGGCTTATTTTTTGCCTTTACATACAATTTCTTATCCTGAATATCAATATCACCAATTCTTAATCTACATACTTCAATGGGTCTTAAGAAATTGTTAGCAAAAAACTTTACAAACAACCATAAATGAGGATCTACTTCTCGCATATGCTCATAAATCTCTTTTTCTATTTTTGGGGTATATGTTTTGTTTCTCTTAGGAACTGATTTTAAGACAGCTATTTTTTTGACAAAATTGTCCTCTATAATTTCATTGTCCTCTAATAATTGAAATAGCGAGGCAATATCTGTTCTCGCATTATTACGATTTCTAGCACTAGTTCTTTGTAAAACTGAATTTAAGTATTCAATGACCATTTTCTTTGTAATAAAGGTGATGGGATTGTTATAAAGTTCTTTTGATTTTAACCATTTTTCAAATGCTCCTATCCTACTCTTATATTGAACAAAAGAATTTTTATTCATCATGTTAACTTTCAGCGATAAGCCAAATGCAATGGTTTCTGCGATCGTTAAGGAAGGTGCTTCCGTTTTTTGGTTTGTTACTTGTTTGTTTTCTGGAATAGTCTGCTGCTCATTTTTAATCTTGACTTGTTTTGGTTTTTTGGCAACTTTATTGCTCACCTCTGGATTCTCCGAAAAAATCGAGGCTTCTAAGGCACTATTATCCTCATACGGATTGAATCCATATTGCAATAATTGCAATAAAGCCTGTTGCATCGTTTTTAGAAAGGCGTACCGTTCTCGTTTTGTTTTTAATTTATTTACACCTGCTTTGATAAAAGGTTCTTTTTTTAATCTGCCTGTCTCAGGATTTCGAAAAGAAAAATAAACAAACCAATCTTTGGAAAGCACTGTCTTTTTTTGTTCAGAAGAAAAGCTCGACCATTGTGAAATATCCACTCCTCCAGTGTAGATTTTTGGTTCAGAATAATTCAATTTCATAGGTAAAACGTTTACGGTAGCGTTTACGGTACGTAAAAGTAAGAAAGTTAAAGGCATAAAAAAAGCGGATTGTCGTAAACAATCCGCTCTATTATTGAGGATAACCTTGTAGCGGGAACTGGACTCGAACCAGTGACCTTTGGGTTATGAGCCCAACGAGCTACCTACTGCTCTATCCCGCGATTTGGATTGCAAATATACTACATAATTAAAGTAATCACCAAACAATATTTCATTTATTTTTTATTCAATCAAAATTTATACTAAAAAATGAAAAAGAAGCTATCTTTGCAGCATGGTACACAAATCAGGTTTTGTAAATATTATTGGAAATCCAAATGTTGGTAAGTCTACGTTAATGAATGCTTTAGTAGGTGAAAAACTATCTATTATTACCGCCAAAGCACAAACTACAAGGCATCGAATTTTAGGAATTGTAAATGAAGAAAACTATCAAATTGTTTTTTCTGACACCCCAGGAATCTTAAAACCAGCGTACGAATTGCAATCTTCTATGATGGATTTTGTAAAATCTGCACTAGAAGACGCCGATATTCTTATTTATATGGTAGAAATTGGCGAGAAAGAACTGAAAAATGAAGCTTTTTTTAACAAAATAATCAATAGTAAGATTCCGGTAATGTTATTGTTGAATAAAATTGACAAATCCTCTCAAGAGGAAGTTGAAGAAAAGGTTGAATATTGGAAAGAAAAAGTACCAAACGCCGATGTATTTGTTATTTCTGCCTTAGAAGGATTTAACGTTGCTGCCGCTTTAGAAAAAATAAAACAGTTATTACCAGAGGGGCCTCCCTACTACCCAAAAGACCAACTAACAGATAAACCAGAACGCTTTTTTGTGAATGAAAAAATTAGAGAAAAAATACTAATTCATTACAAAAAAGAAATTCCGTATGCAGTAGAAGTTGAAACAGAAGAATTTATTGAAGAAGAAAACATTGTAAGAATCCGATCTATCATCATGGTAGAACGTGAAACTCAAAAAGGCATTATTATAGGTCATAAAGGAAGTGCACTAAAAAGAGTTGGTGCAGAAGCAAGAAAAGATTTAGAGAAATTCTTTGAGAAAAAAGTCTTTATCGAATTATATGTTAAGGTGAATAAAAACTGGCGTAGCGATAAAAACCAATTGAAACGTTTTGGGTATAATCAAGGTTAAACCATCAAATATTTTTCATATTTCTTGTGTTTAAAAAATCTTTATAAACTACATTAATTTTAATCGAAAAGAATTCCTCGATGCTCTGCGTCGGGGTTTCCGTTGAAATTGTCATTCCCGTAAAAACGGGAATCTAAAGGCCGGTAGGCAGGCACATCTATGGCGCTACCTCGAGGATAGTTTGTTTCAAGAAATTCTTTATAAATCCAAAATTAGGCACCAATCACTTTAATCATAAAATCGTGCAAGTCTTTCATTTGTTTTTTACCAGTATCTTTTCCTATTTTCCCTAAAAAATAAAGTAAAATCCATAGTAATGGCAAAGCAATAACCATCGCAAGCGGAAAAAAAATAGATTCATTTAAAGAAAATCGCGTATATAGCAATGCGCCAAAAGCTAAAAATGAAATTCCGATTACAAAATGAACAAACATAAATAAAGTCCAAACTTGCGGTTTGGGCCCAAATAAACCTTTTAACTGTGATGTTTTTTTAGTTTCTTCTAAAATCTCTAAATGCAGCTGTGGCGACCAAAAATGTTCGTCCTTTTTAGCCACAGAAATAAAAATATGATCATCAACAATATTGCCGATAAACAAACATTTTTTATTTGTAAACTCTTTAGAAAATCTTTGTATAATTTCTTGATTATTTTCTTCCAAATCTATTGAAAACCTAGGGCGAAGAAAAATTTCGCTATTTTGTTTCTCTATAATAACATTTAATTGATCATTCATAAAAACCTATTTTATAACAGTTTAAATTTACAATTATTTATCATATAGTAAATTGTATCTTTGCAAAAAATTTCAATTCAAATGAATAGCATTGTTGCCATTGTAGGAAGACCAAATGTAGGGAAGTCAACACTTTTTAATAGACTGGTTCAAAGAAGAGAAGCTATTGTAGATTCTGTAAGCGGAGTTACAAGAGATAGACATTACGGAAAATCTGATTGGAATGGAAAAGAGTTTTCTGTAATCGATACTGGGGGATATGCTATTGGTTCTGACGATATTTTTGAGGAAGAAATTAGAAAGCAAGTAAATTTAGCCATTGAAGAAGCCGATTTAATTGTTTTTGTGGTAAATGTAGAAGATGGCATTACCCCTATGGATGCTGAAGTTGCAAAACTTTTACGTAAAGTAAAAAAACCAATTTTTACGGTAGTGAATAAGGTTGACAATGCGATGAGAGAGCCAGATGCCGTAGAATTTTACAATCTAGGTTTGGGAGATTACTTTACCATCGCATCTATTAACGGAAGTGGCACTGGAGATTTATTGGATGCATTAGCCGAAAAAATGCCAGCCAATGAACCAATAGATTTAGAAGCAGAAGAACTGCCAAGATTCGCTGTTGTGGGTAGACCCAACGCAGGAAAATCTTCTTTTATAAATGCATTAATTGGTCAAGATCGAAACATTGTTACGAATATTGCAGGGACTACAAGAGATTCTATTGATACCAAATACAACCGTTTTGGTTTCGATTTTAATTTAGTGGATACAGCAGGAATCCGTAAAAAATCTAAAGTTAAGGAAGATTTAGAGTTCTATTCTGTAATGCGTGCGGTGCGTTCTATTGAATATTCTGATGTCATTATTTTAGTAGTTGATGCCACTAGAGGGTTTGAAGGACAAGATCAAAGTATTTTTTGGCTAGCAGAAAAAAACCGAAAAGGAATTGTAATCCTTATTAATAAATGGGATTTAATTGAAAAAGAAACCAATACATTACGTGATTTCGAAGCGATGGTTCGAAAACAAATTGAGCCATTTACAGATGTCCCTATTGTATTTATTTCTGCGCTAACAAAGCAACGTTTGTTCAAAGCCATGGAAACGGCTGTTGAGGTTTTTGAAAAGAGAAAAAAGAAAATACCAACTAGCAAGTTAAATGATATCATGTTAGAAATCGTTAAAAACAATCCGCCACCGGCAACGAAAGGGAAATATGTAAAGATTAAATATTGCATGCAATTGCCTACAAAAACGCCTCAATTTGCATTTTTCTGTAACTTACCGCAATATGTTAGAGATTCTTATAAACGTTTTTTAGAGAATAAATTAAGAGAAATTTACGATTTTTCTGGCGTGCCAATTACTATTTATTTCAGACAAAAATAAACACAAATATATTCCTGTTTATCTTTTTTAGGTATTTATTAAATTTACAAAACCATCAGGACAAACATAAATTGTTTTAGTGCGTAACGTTTAGCACCTTTTGACGAGTAACATTGAAATCGTATTTTATCAACTTCATTTAAAGTATATGAAAATCATAAAATCTCATTTAGATTCAGAAAAGGAATTACCCTTGCAATTAAAAATATCTTTTCAAAAGGTTTTTGTGTTATTTAAAAAATATGCGGGTTCAGAATTTTTGCAACACCCTTATCATAGTGCCGCAAAAAAAATGTTACTGCTTTTTGAAAAACACCCTGAATTAAACGAAGGTTTTTCTGATTACTCTTTACTAGAAACCTATAAAGATGAAATTGATTTATTACTCAATCCATTATTTCCTGAACCTTTATTGCTGAATGAAATAAAAGCAGTCACTGTGCCTTTTTCATTTATCTCTTTTAAATTTACAGATCGTTTTGAAAATATCATAAATAATGCTGGTGACGATTATAGGTTAAAAGTAACTAATTTTGAAGATGATAGTATGTACATTGTAGCATGTACCTTTATTTTAGCTAATGTGCATGGTTATCATGTTGATGTAAAAAGACCCTTTTATTTTAATATACCAGACAAAACCACTGGTACTATGAAATATTACAGAGCTACCTATAATGCAGATTTTTCTGAAATTATTGCCACCAAAGATGCTCCTAAAATTACCGAAGAAGATTTTAAAGAACTACTAAACAACTTCGATAATATTGAATTATGGAAAGAAAAAATTCCTCCAAATAGTTATATTTTCAAAGGCTTTGGTCTCATGAGTTTATTTGATGTTACTTCAGAAGAAATGCTTTCTTCTATTAAAGCAAACTTGCTAGCTGGTGGTCCTAATTTAGTAAAAAAGTTACAAAATAATTTAAGAGATTTTTATGCCTTAAAAGATTTAAAACTAGG is a window of Polaribacter litorisediminis DNA encoding:
- the der gene encoding ribosome biogenesis GTPase Der, translating into MNSIVAIVGRPNVGKSTLFNRLVQRREAIVDSVSGVTRDRHYGKSDWNGKEFSVIDTGGYAIGSDDIFEEEIRKQVNLAIEEADLIVFVVNVEDGITPMDAEVAKLLRKVKKPIFTVVNKVDNAMREPDAVEFYNLGLGDYFTIASINGSGTGDLLDALAEKMPANEPIDLEAEELPRFAVVGRPNAGKSSFINALIGQDRNIVTNIAGTTRDSIDTKYNRFGFDFNLVDTAGIRKKSKVKEDLEFYSVMRAVRSIEYSDVIILVVDATRGFEGQDQSIFWLAEKNRKGIVILINKWDLIEKETNTLRDFEAMVRKQIEPFTDVPIVFISALTKQRLFKAMETAVEVFEKRKKKIPTSKLNDIMLEIVKNNPPPATKGKYVKIKYCMQLPTKTPQFAFFCNLPQYVRDSYKRFLENKLREIYDFSGVPITIYFRQK
- a CDS encoding tyrosine-type recombinase/integrase, with the translated sequence MKLNYSEPKIYTGGVDISQWSSFSSEQKKTVLSKDWFVYFSFRNPETGRLKKEPFIKAGVNKLKTKRERYAFLKTMQQALLQLLQYGFNPYEDNSALEASIFSENPEVSNKVAKKPKQVKIKNEQQTIPENKQVTNQKTEAPSLTIAETIAFGLSLKVNMMNKNSFVQYKSRIGAFEKWLKSKELYNNPITFITKKMVIEYLNSVLQRTSARNRNNARTDIASLFQLLEDNEIIEDNFVKKIAVLKSVPKRNKTYTPKIEKEIYEHMREVDPHLWLFVKFFANNFLRPIEVCRLRIGDIDIQDKKLYVKAKNKPVKIKIIPEILLEELPDLSNFKPTSNLFGRFNIGEEWAADVINKRNEFSKRFKVIKDHFELGVEYGLYSFRHTSITKLYRKFREKMSQHEAKSNLMPITGHSTMVALEKYLRDIDAELPEDYSNFLR
- a CDS encoding GTP-binding protein, translating into MNDQLNVIIEKQNSEIFLRPRFSIDLEENNQEIIQRFSKEFTNKKCLFIGNIVDDHIFISVAKKDEHFWSPQLHLEILEETKKTSQLKGLFGPKPQVWTLFMFVHFVIGISFLAFGALLYTRFSLNESIFFPLAMVIALPLLWILLYFLGKIGKDTGKKQMKDLHDFMIKVIGA
- a CDS encoding helix-turn-helix transcriptional regulator, which codes for MSTHVISRRIQDIIQFIYDTYYPSKNKIISFLETRDFKVSSRTFDRDLERIRSDFGLVISYNKAKEGYFINEQKSMKVTSFFKFLEIVTIADIFSESLANSNTTLEYVSFDDSKSFRGIDSLKTILIAINQNRKICFEHENYLKKTVKKHCISPILLKEYENRWYVIGVTDLLKTTRTFGLDRVKNIKIKELSKVKKEDYSKDLKAFDNIIGLDHENNSNPVKVQLLINELHLNYLRSLPLHHSQVIHSKNEKEQFLVDFYLVPNFEFKSQVLKMGSDALVIHPKSLKNEIRELLSISLARYQE
- the era gene encoding GTPase Era; the protein is MVHKSGFVNIIGNPNVGKSTLMNALVGEKLSIITAKAQTTRHRILGIVNEENYQIVFSDTPGILKPAYELQSSMMDFVKSALEDADILIYMVEIGEKELKNEAFFNKIINSKIPVMLLLNKIDKSSQEEVEEKVEYWKEKVPNADVFVISALEGFNVAAALEKIKQLLPEGPPYYPKDQLTDKPERFFVNEKIREKILIHYKKEIPYAVEVETEEFIEEENIVRIRSIIMVERETQKGIIIGHKGSALKRVGAEARKDLEKFFEKKVFIELYVKVNKNWRSDKNQLKRFGYNQG